In Fodinibius saliphilus, a genomic segment contains:
- a CDS encoding response regulator — protein sequence MSDTYKKRIIVVDDHPMMRKGLTQTLNNEHGYEVVGQFEQAENVLEEFEELNPDMAIVDISLPRMSGLELVKHLISLDTSLKILVLSRHEETLYAERVLRAGAKGYVMKQEAGEVLVKATKKIMNGGIYVSENVNEKLLLDMAGGRSDISESPIDLLSDRELEVFEMTGKGNKTRKIAEKLHLSVKTVESYRARIKTKLNLKNATELMMHAVKWVENEKKYSQ from the coding sequence ATGTCGGATACCTATAAAAAAAGAATTATTGTTGTTGATGATCACCCGATGATGCGAAAGGGGTTAACACAGACGCTGAATAACGAGCATGGTTATGAAGTGGTAGGGCAGTTTGAGCAGGCCGAAAATGTGTTGGAAGAGTTTGAGGAATTAAATCCTGATATGGCGATTGTAGATATTTCGTTACCTAGAATGAGTGGGCTGGAGTTGGTAAAGCATCTTATTTCACTAGACACATCTTTAAAAATATTGGTACTATCCAGGCATGAAGAGACCTTATATGCAGAACGGGTACTGCGGGCAGGCGCAAAAGGATATGTTATGAAGCAAGAAGCGGGAGAGGTCTTAGTGAAAGCGACAAAAAAAATAATGAATGGGGGTATTTATGTCAGCGAAAATGTTAATGAAAAGTTACTATTAGATATGGCGGGGGGAAGGTCTGATATTTCTGAGTCGCCCATTGACCTGTTAAGTGATCGCGAGCTTGAAGTTTTTGAGATGACTGGAAAAGGAAATAAAACTCGAAAAATTGCCGAAAAACTACACCTGTCAGTAAAAACGGTTGAGTCATATCGTGCTCGTATTAAAACGAAACTTAATCTAAAAAATGCGACGGAACTTATGATGCATGCGGTAAAGTGGGTTGAGAATGAGAAAAAGTATTCACAATAA
- a CDS encoding ferritin-like domain-containing protein translates to MEKAIKNREIFDLYDLMLEQVRDLYDGERQQLNFLLEAEKRTTAFELDETINMHRRETKRQLDRLDKVFHMLEEEPTGEACEGISGIISDTMKLTDRCQNPEVRDAALITAIQHINHYEIAGYGTAIAYAKAHDRHDIGEILLETLREEKKADMGLSDLAENYINPDAKWTALVEKVEGKKSIKNTRNN, encoded by the coding sequence ATGGAAAAAGCCATTAAAAATCGGGAAATATTTGACCTATACGACCTGATGTTAGAACAAGTAAGAGATCTGTATGATGGAGAGCGTCAGCAATTGAACTTTCTTCTAGAAGCAGAAAAAAGAACCACTGCATTTGAACTTGACGAGACGATAAATATGCACCGTCGGGAAACAAAACGACAACTTGATCGACTCGACAAGGTTTTTCATATGTTGGAGGAAGAGCCAACTGGTGAAGCCTGTGAAGGCATATCAGGTATTATCAGTGATACCATGAAGCTAACAGATCGTTGCCAGAACCCTGAAGTTCGTGATGCAGCTCTTATTACCGCAATTCAACATATCAACCACTACGAAATTGCAGGCTACGGTACAGCTATTGCTTACGCAAAAGCACATGACCGCCATGACATTGGGGAGATATTACTGGAAACACTCCGTGAGGAGAAAAAGGCAGATATGGGGCTAAGCGACCTTGCTGAAAATTACATCAATCCAGATGCAAAATGGACAGCATTGGTTGAAAAAGTAGAGGGAAAAAAAAGCATAAAAAATACTCGGAATAACTAA